In the Bacteroidota bacterium genome, CCCGAAAAAATTAGAATTATCCCGGACACACCTGTGACTCCGAATCCGGGGACGACAAAGATTTCGAGGGCAATTAATATTAATCCGATTACAAATAATAAAATTTCCCAGTTTGCAGCTAAACCTTCCACATATAAAGGCGCGAAATATAATAACGCAGCAATTATGGCGATTACCAGCGCGAAACCAATTCCTGGAGTTTGTAATTCAAAATATATTCCAAGAAAAATAAATGTGATACATAATCCTCGTAATATGGGATTTAACAAAAATGCCATCACCTTGTCCATACCCGACATTTTATATTCAGTGATAGTAGCGGGTTGAATTTGTGCTTTCATTAGTACATCCTCCACACTATTTACCTCTCCTTCACAATAACCATTTTTAATTGCCTCGCTGGTAGTAAATGTTAAAATTTTTCCGCTGTCAATTACACCCGGAACCGCACCACCGCCCTGCACCATCGCTTCAGCAATTTCAGGGTCGCGACCATTGGCTTCGGCAGTAGAACGCATAATTCCGCGCATATAAGCCTGATATTTTTCATTCACCACATTTCCTTCCTGGTCTACCACGCTGGCGGCACCAATTTTAGCAAACGGTGACATATATATGGAATCGCAACTCAGGGCAATCAAAGCGCCTGCACTAGCCGCATTATTGGTAACGTAACACAATACCGGAATTTTACAGCGCAACAATTTCACATGAATGGTATCTCCGGCATCCAGCAGTCCGCCATAGCTGTCGAGGCTCATTACTATGTAATCTGCCCGCATGGCAACCGCCTCTTCCAGCGCCCTGTCTACAATACGCACCGATGAAGGCCCGATATCTTCGTGTAATTCGAAGTAATAAACCTTGTTGGAAGGGGTTTTATCCACAGTTGGCGGGGTTTGGCCCTGTGTGCATAGTAGTACACTAACGAGTACAATGGTGAATAAAATCAATCTGGATAAGCCTCTGCGCATGATTTACCGATTTACTTTTGCATGTGAATAATCTGTTAATAAACAATAGCTCCACAAAAATACGCGTTAATTATGGAAGCACTTTTACAAGATAAAAATATGAAGAGAATTTGTGTATTAATACTCGTGCTGCTTTGGGCATGGAGTGTTGTGGGAAACAACCAGGTTCCGGGCGATTCGCTTGGGGTTAAGGTGATGGATGGCAAAACGCTGGTAGTATATAAAATGGGTGCCGGTGAAACAGCTTATGCGGTGAGCAGAAAGTATGGTATCAGCTTTAAAGATTTAGCTGCAGCGAATGCGGGTGTGGATATGGGCGCATTAAAAGTGGGTCAGGAAATTTTGGTTCCGGTAAATAATGGGGTAGTTCCAACAACATCAACAGCAAAAGCAGAACCCAAAACAGAGCCTGCTCCAAAAGTAACAGCAGAAAAAGAAAATCCGAAACCAACTACTTCCAACGAAAAAATTGTCGCCGTTCCGGTAACAGAAAAAAAGGAAGAGATAAAAAAAGAAATGGAAGGCACCTCAGCGCAACCGGATAAATCGGCACCTGCTGTAAGTCAGACAACCAATTCGGAGAGTGTTTTATCCACTACCGATTTAAATAAAGAAACATCGACACCGGCAACCGATAAATCAAAATCATTTGCGCAATTATATGCCGAATATATGTCGGAGGATATGATTGCAGCATCCGAAAAAGGTGTTGCAACATGGATTGAAAATAATGGAATTGAAGCGGGTGGTGACAGATTTTACGTTTTACATAATTCTGCTCCGGTAGGATCAATCGTAAAAATCCGCAACCTGATGAATAACAGAATAATTTATGCGAAGGTAATTGGCAGTTTAAGTGAAAGTGAAGTGCAAGAAAAAGTACTCGTAAAACTCAGCGCCGGCGCAGCAGAAAGATTAAATGTATTAGACAACCGTTTTGTTGTTGAAATAACCTACTACCTGCCCGATGATCAGGCAATGAAATAATTCGTTCGTTAATAAGTGTGATAAGCGGCAAGGCGTGTCTTGCCGCTTTTTTTATTTTACCCCTGCCTAAGGCGGCAGGTAAACCTAAAGGGGTATTAAAAAAAACCATGAATTAACATGCCGACATTTTGTTACACCTTTAGGTGTAACATGTGAATTCTCTAAATTAATATCGTAATATAGGTCTACGATAATTTACTCTAGAATCTCCTACTAACTCGCATCCATACCCCTTTAGGGGTACCATATTTTTAACCACGCACCCTCACAAAATTCGGTGAACCCCTTTAGGGGTTCCATAATGACGATATGCATAATAAATCGATGCATTAACCTACGGCAGACGTAAAAAAAATGTATGAATCACCAATAAAAAATATGTTACCCCTAAAGGGGTAATAAAAAAATTAACGCACCAATATTCTAAAAATATGTAACCCCTAAAGGGGTATTTATAAATTCTATAAATTAATCATGCGTAAGCCAGGTTAATCACAAATTAATCAAAAATATTCTATTAGCTCATAATCATACCCCTTTAGGGGTACCATATTTTTAACCACGCACCCTCACAAAATTCGGTGAACCCCTTTAGGGGTTCCATAATGACGATATGTACAATTAAATGATGCATTAACCTAACGTAGACGTAAAAAAAATGTATGAATCACCAATAAAAAATATGTTACCCCTAAAGGGGTAATAAAAAAATTAACGCACCAATATTCTAAAAATATGTAACCCCTAAAGGGGTAATTATATATTCTATAAATTAATCATGCGTAAGCCAGATTAATCATAAATTAATCAAAAATATTCTAGTAACTCATAACCATACCCCTTTAGGGGTTCCATATTTTTAACTAAGCACCCCCACAAAATCCGGTGAACCCCTTTAGGGGTTCCATAATGACGATATGTACAATTAAACGATGAATTAGTCTATGGTAGACGTAAAAAAATGTATAAATCACCAAAAAATATTTACCCCTAAAGGGGTAATAAAAAAATAAACGTATCACATTCTAAAATATGTAACCCCAAAGGGGTAATTATATATTCTATAAATTAATCATGCGTAAGCCAGATTAATCATAAATTAATCAAAATATCCTAGTAACTAATAACCTTACCCCTTTAGGGGTTCCATATTTTTAACTAAGTACCCCCACAAAATCCGGTGAACCCCTTTAGGGGTTCCATAATGACGATATGTACAATTAAACGATGAATTAATCTATGGTAGCCGTAAAAAAAATGTATAAATCACCAATAAAAAATATGTTACCCCTAAAGGGGTAATAAAAAAATAAACGTATCATCATTCTAAAAATATGTAACCCCTAAAGGGGTAAGGGGCAGACCTACATGATAAAAAAAATAAAAATATTTTTTTTATCACCCATCCGAGTATTACGCGCTTAGTATTTTTGATATCAAACATATACCCGCGTTTAACACATTTTGGAGGATTTTTGATAAAATAATTTGCAAAAAAAATTGCAATAATTATTAACTATCACAAATCTAAATTTATACATTTGCCATTATTTAGTTTACCCCTTAAAATTATTTTATGCCGAATACCTATGGCGATATTTATGTGCAGGTGGTGTTTGCGGTTAAATACCGACGAAAATTAATTGACAAATCCTGGAAAGATGAATTAAATAAATACATTACCGGAATAATTAACCGAAAAGGTGTAAAGCCACTGATTGTAAATGCTGCGGAAGATCATATCCACATATTTTTTGCCATGAAATCGCATGTTGTGGTTGCTGATTTGGTGCGGGATGTAAAACGTAGTTCAACGAATTTTATTAATGACAAAAAGTTTTTGGATTGCAAGTTTGAATGGCAAAGTGGTTACGGATTTTTTTCGTATTCAAAAAAACATGTTAGCAGAGTTTATGACTATATCTTAAATCAGGAAGCACATCATCAACAACATTCTTTTGAGGAGGAATATGTTGAATTAATGAAAACTAATGAGGTGGAATTCGAAGAACAATTTTTATTTGACTCCGATGAAAATAAAGGTGCTGGTTAATTATAATACGCAGCTTGTAGTCGCAATTCAAGTAATTTGCAACCACCCCTTTATTCGCCAAAGTGCTTCCAGGCGGCATATGCCACTGAGGCGATTATTTTTTCGTTGGTTTCAAATAATTCTCGGGAATTGCGGACGAACACGCAGATAATCATGTGATTTCCATTCGGGAGTGTAATTATACCGATGTCGTTTACTGCGGCTGTTACGCCGTTATTGTTTTCACCGGAGGTGCCGGTTTTGTGTGCTACTATTGTGGTGTCGGGCAACATGCCTTTTAATCGTTGCGGACCTGTGGTGGTGTTGGTTAGTGTTTGCAGGAGGAATTTATTTGTTGAATCTTTTAATATTGTTCCTGCATAAACCATTTGTAAAATCGTGCCTGCTGCTTCAAGTTTTGTCCAGTTGGCATATAATGTGTCGGGATGTACATGCATGTCGTTTTCGTTTACTTTTATTTGCACATCTGAAATTCCGATGGCATGCATGTAATTATTTACCACTTCGGTGCCACCAATTAATTTTAATAATATATCACATCCATTATTATCGCTTTCGGAAATGGTATATTGTAATAATTCGGCAATGGTTAATTTAATGTTGCCTTCGGGATATTTAACTCTGATTGGGCTCCAGGTGTTTTCCAAAAGGTCTGATTTATTAATATAAATTTCCTGATTTAATTGTAGTTCGCCTTTATCAATTAAATGTAAAACCGTCAGCCCCAAATGTAATTTAAACACGCTCATGAGCGGATACTTATATTCCGGATTGAGCGTAATTGTTTCTCCCGTTTCAATAACTTTTATATAAACTCCAACAACTGCATTTTTATCAGCAATCAATTGTTTTAAATCCTTTTGAAGCGAATCGGTTTGTGCGTTAAGGTTAATTTGAAATAGCATCAAAAACGGTAAAACAAAAAGTAGTCTGAACATCATTTATAAATTTTACAGGTTCAATCAAAGATATGTTTTTTAAAACAATTCAAATTATAGCCGCGCATTTTCCATTCGTCATCTTTCACCACAAAGGCTCGAAGGCCACAAAGTAGCGCTAAGGTTAATGTATTAAACCTTTGTGTTTCT is a window encoding:
- a CDS encoding LysM peptidoglycan-binding domain-containing protein, whose product is MKRICVLILVLLWAWSVVGNNQVPGDSLGVKVMDGKTLVVYKMGAGETAYAVSRKYGISFKDLAAANAGVDMGALKVGQEILVPVNNGVVPTTSTAKAEPKTEPAPKVTAEKENPKPTTSNEKIVAVPVTEKKEEIKKEMEGTSAQPDKSAPAVSQTTNSESVLSTTDLNKETSTPATDKSKSFAQLYAEYMSEDMIAASEKGVATWIENNGIEAGGDRFYVLHNSAPVGSIVKIRNLMNNRIIYAKVIGSLSESEVQEKVLVKLSAGAAERLNVLDNRFVVEITYYLPDDQAMK
- a CDS encoding nodulation protein NfeD, encoding MRRGLSRLILFTIVLVSVLLCTQGQTPPTVDKTPSNKVYYFELHEDIGPSSVRIVDRALEEAVAMRADYIVMSLDSYGGLLDAGDTIHVKLLRCKIPVLCYVTNNAASAGALIALSCDSIYMSPFAKIGAASVVDQEGNVVNEKYQAYMRGIMRSTAEANGRDPEIAEAMVQGGGAVPGVIDSGKILTFTTSEAIKNGYCEGEVNSVEDVLMKAQIQPATITEYKMSGMDKVMAFLLNPILRGLCITFIFLGIYFELQTPGIGFALVIAIIAALLYFAPLYVEGLAANWEILLFVIGLILIALEIFVVPGFGVTGVSGIILIFSGLVLSMIKNVGFNFEMSGDGTITESILVVLSAFVISLGVMFAFFGQFANSALFKKISLQTAENHSDGYNSALFQQPATMIGKVGVAMSDLRPSGKIKIDDEWYDGQSEGDYILKGQEIIVVQVMNAYLIVRLK
- the tnpA gene encoding IS200/IS605 family transposase; this translates as MPNTYGDIYVQVVFAVKYRRKLIDKSWKDELNKYITGIINRKGVKPLIVNAAEDHIHIFFAMKSHVVVADLVRDVKRSSTNFINDKKFLDCKFEWQSGYGFFSYSKKHVSRVYDYILNQEAHHQQHSFEEEYVELMKTNEVEFEEQFLFDSDENKGAG
- the bla gene encoding class A beta-lactamase, subclass A2 produces the protein MMFRLLFVLPFLMLFQINLNAQTDSLQKDLKQLIADKNAVVGVYIKVIETGETITLNPEYKYPLMSVFKLHLGLTVLHLIDKGELQLNQEIYINKSDLLENTWSPIRVKYPEGNIKLTIAELLQYTISESDNNGCDILLKLIGGTEVVNNYMHAIGISDVQIKVNENDMHVHPDTLYANWTKLEAAGTILQMVYAGTILKDSTNKFLLQTLTNTTTGPQRLKGMLPDTTIVAHKTGTSGENNNGVTAAVNDIGIITLPNGNHMIICVFVRNSRELFETNEKIIASVAYAAWKHFGE